In a genomic window of Bacillus rossius redtenbacheri isolate Brsri chromosome 4 unlocalized genomic scaffold, Brsri_v3 Brsri_v3_scf4_2, whole genome shotgun sequence:
- the LOC134542080 gene encoding uncharacterized protein LOC134542080, which produces MAIGSKSSRDGLVAGCATCDGGTAGDSPASSEPGATPARKAVGLTKVRLEDCLRCDACSCIYLDQSDYDKHMNNFHRHDSPKKLRQRRGCRSCCRHCNCRGDHQHQGVRKERGNNNLFHYNIKDRWTKMLSRRLQPGEVKREVKPDPDDCPSVDLSHLLSQVEVKIKTEPLEQQEAGQ; this is translated from the exons ATGGCGATCGGCAGCAAGTCCAGCCGAGACGGTCTGGTCGCGGGATGCGCGACGTGCGACGGAGGGACTGCAGGAGACAGCCCCGCCAGCTCGGAGCCCGGCGCGACCCCAG CGAGGAAGGCGGTGGGGCTTACCAAGGTGCGACTCGAGGACTGTCTGCGGTGTGACGCCTGCTCCTGCATCTACCTGGACCAGAGCGACTACGACAAGCACATGAACAACTTCCACCGCCACGACTCGCCCAAGAAGCTCAG GCAGAGGAGAGGCTGCAGGTCTTGCTGCAGACACTGCAACTGCCGGGGCGACCACCAGCACCAGGGGGTGCGCAAGGAGCGAGGCAACAACAACCTCTTCCACTACAACATCAAG GACCGCTGGACCAAGATGCTGTCGCGGAGGCTGCAGCCCGGCGAGGTGAAGCGGGAGGTGAAGCCGGACCCCGACGACTGTCCCTCGGTGGACCTGAGCCACCTGCTGAGCCAGGTCGAGGTGAAGATCAAGACGGAGCCCCTGGAGCAACAAGAGGCCGGCCAGTGA